The Pirellulales bacterium genome contains a region encoding:
- a CDS encoding IS4/IS5 family transposase yields the protein WLARYRRHSRDYEHNTETSEAMILISMIALMSRRLAHKK from the coding sequence CCTGGCTGGCACGCTACCGTCGACACAGCCGCGACTATGAACACAACACGGAAACCAGTGAAGCGATGATTCTCATTTCCATGATCGCCCTGATGTCACGCCGCCTCGCTCACAAAAAGTGA
- a CDS encoding ATP-binding protein, which translates to MDVLRSSSPVTGRPMRAALNAAARDSLIPLTIVLVVLYLFAGCFRLYVVGTLNDTLVLGEFASAFITFALLVVTMRCDLRGRWVHTTLVAVAIVATVDSLMQLFRTGAGWDSTNLALVIVATGLVCLSVVASALVYSVIWGGWLWCAMTHPSGEWLHYGFFLMWATAIAAVVQAARTSLLRRLVQTETQNRERLEDLVAERTRQLKTSQEQLRHSERLASVGTLAAGIAHEINNPVGMILLSAEQLLVSLPPDDAGNAVPVLHDIVDNAKRCGQIVKGVLRFARHEPAQRSPDNLNVVVNDALSLTRASATKRGAIINATLAADLPQVLLNRVELEQVFVNLICNGLEAALDKAPQITIITETTPDAVRAIVSDNGRGIRSEDRGHIFDPFFTTRQDDGGTGLGLSLTYGIITDHGGTIRVEDVDGGGTAMIVELPIHRG; encoded by the coding sequence ATGGACGTACTTCGATCGTCATCGCCGGTTACGGGCCGGCCGATGCGTGCGGCGCTTAACGCGGCGGCACGCGACAGTCTCATTCCGCTGACGATCGTCCTGGTCGTGCTCTACCTCTTCGCCGGCTGCTTTCGTCTTTACGTCGTCGGCACGCTCAACGATACCCTGGTGCTAGGCGAATTTGCGTCGGCATTCATAACGTTCGCGCTGCTCGTCGTAACGATGCGCTGCGACCTGCGCGGCCGGTGGGTTCACACGACGTTGGTCGCCGTCGCGATCGTGGCTACTGTCGACAGCTTGATGCAACTCTTCCGCACCGGGGCGGGCTGGGACTCCACCAACCTGGCGTTAGTGATCGTCGCCACGGGGTTGGTCTGTCTGTCGGTCGTTGCGTCGGCCTTGGTCTACTCGGTCATCTGGGGCGGCTGGCTATGGTGTGCCATGACCCATCCCAGCGGGGAATGGCTGCACTATGGATTCTTTCTGATGTGGGCCACAGCGATCGCCGCGGTTGTCCAGGCAGCCCGCACGAGCTTATTGCGGCGGCTGGTTCAGACCGAGACACAAAACCGCGAACGGCTTGAGGACCTGGTCGCCGAGCGCACCCGTCAATTGAAAACATCGCAGGAACAGCTCCGGCATTCCGAGCGATTGGCGTCTGTCGGAACGCTGGCCGCGGGGATCGCCCATGAGATCAACAACCCCGTGGGCATGATCTTGCTCTCAGCCGAACAGTTGCTCGTCTCGTTACCTCCAGACGACGCGGGCAATGCGGTTCCGGTTTTGCACGACATCGTCGATAACGCAAAACGGTGCGGCCAGATCGTCAAGGGAGTTCTGCGGTTTGCCCGGCACGAACCGGCCCAACGTAGTCCCGACAACCTCAACGTCGTGGTCAACGACGCACTGTCCTTGACGCGCGCCTCGGCGACCAAGCGCGGCGCGATCATAAATGCGACCTTGGCCGCCGATCTACCACAAGTGTTGCTCAATCGGGTCGAGCTCGAACAGGTATTCGTCAACCTGATCTGCAATGGCCTCGAGGCGGCCCTCGACAAGGCTCCCCAAATTACGATCATCACCGAGACAACGCCTGACGCCGTGCGCGCCATTGTGTCCGACAATGGTCGCGGGATTCGCAGCGAAGACCGCGGTCATATTTTCGACCCGTTCTTCACGACGCGACAAGATGACGGTGGAACCGGGCTGGGTCTGAGCCTGACGTATGGCATCATCACCGACCACGGGGGCACAATTCGCGTCGAAGATGTCGACGGAGGGGGCACGGCCATGATCGTCGAGTTGCCGATCCACCGAGGATGA